Genomic window (Culex pipiens pallens isolate TS chromosome 3, TS_CPP_V2, whole genome shotgun sequence):
GTGGCCCAGGCGAAGGTCATGTACCGGTCCTGTTTGGGTTCTGGTATGTTGTGGGGGGGATTTTTGGGGTTattggaaatttgtaaatttgatttttttagcggGTCAACGAAAAGCGGAAGCTGTTCAAGAAATTGTACAGAATCTTAGGGAATTTGGTCTTCCAACAATTCCAAGTTTTTTGAACCAGGGTGAATCTACTAAATTTGATTGGGTTGTCAGCTTAGCTAGGATTCAACGAAAACTAGGTTTGGATTTACTGATTGGTTTTGAAGTTATGACCGATTACAGAGATAGCAATCAATCCCGAATTAGGCTTGACTATCAGAAGCCATCAAATCCCCTTGGAGGAATGTAAGTAACATGAAATTGTTATTGAAAGTTTCTCAAAATAGTTTTGCAGGGTTATAAAGACGGAAAATGATAAAATCAACAATGCCACTATACTGGCTCAAATATTATCTAAACTCGTGGATAAAATCGATTCTGATTTCAATAGTACCAAGTACGAAAGCAGCTTTGTAGCTTTGGCTGAGAAATATCTAGAGTTCTGGAATGATCTTTCAAAAGTAAGTCAAAAATTATAGTaactgtcgtgctatcttgtcgtacgtcgctttttgacgatccgagaaaaacgcgttttaatgtttaaccttgaataaacaaaaaagagagcacgcaatgtaaacaataacaaacacgttgaCACGTTGGttaaccattctgtgcatttgccccgaagtttggttgaatttggttgccggagtcccaagttataattaccaatgtttacggtagtcgggtgtgtcaaacgcgttctgacctgaaatccctttggccagtgtcgtgatcggggactttcttttataataaaaacacagatattttgcaattaacaaacaacacgtcttattccacacaaATCAACCACAAAACTgttttgacaatcttcattctctctttcacCAGCCGCGCGCTTCTCGCTCTTTGTTCTCGCTCGCTAGCGCGCACTCGTGCTCAATGCACAACCTGTCAAGttagctaacaaggcaataggtctattcccgtactgcagaattctgcaattctgcacgaaatcggcagcagagcgttcccgtacttttctgcaacaaaagtaacttttctctcaggcagaacttctgcaatgagagagaCATAAGTTGCAGCagaaccgttcccgtacttttctgcaagctctctcttctctttcttgttgaaaagtgactgcaagttggtgtgatggatgttgagtacacgcttacataaaatttgcaagttgggtgaaatcaagaattttattattagttgtaataaatttgatgttttattatTACTAAATTCAGGTAGTCTTATTGAAGGGACGTTtgtacattttaaattgatggGTTTTGGGTtagctttttaaatttctggTTTTCTTAAtagcgatatttttttataataaatttcaaataaatatttgttgagggattaatttttgatcttcaattcTTTTTTAACAGACTAAATATGTGTaaaaataataggtaaatttaaatggaaaataattaaatgtaCCTGTAATGGTGCTACCAACAtgtattcttatatgaacaaaaaatgaaattttgtcgaACTTTCAATGAAGAAATTATAAAGGAGTTATTAGACTACAcccaaaccccgatggtttgacaccaactgttgtcaaacgaacggggtcactttttagtttgacaccccttttacacggagttcacacacagtaccaaacgtttggtttgataatgtgcgtaagcgccgtgtaaaaagtgacaattcgtcactttttagtttgactttgaccaaccaacggggtacaaattaaaaaagtgtcaaacgaaaagtgaccaaccaccgggggttgagtgtataccaaacaaacaaacaggcTGACAGGTGCGAGTTTGTATGTTGTCATAGTTCAATACCTCCTTAGGTTATATAATTGACGATaaactttgcaaaatattagcaacggccttttttttaaattataattttattgattaaagttaaaaataactgttgcttttgaatttttaatgttttgaactcttatctattttattttggtcgttttcagatataaatacactcaacccccggttgttggtttgtaccccgttggttggttaaagtcaaactaaaaagtgacgaactgtcactttttatacggcgctcacgcacactatcaaaacaaacgttcagtagtgtgtgtgagatccgtgtaaaaggggtgtcaaactaaaaagtgaccccgttcgtttgacaacaattggtgtcaaaccatcggggtttgagtgtatttgctttttaaattttcaaaatatctgacttattttttaagttttctatgtgaaaaatttatttttgtattatttgtatatatgaatttattaattttcgaatttctaaatgtttgttttttgagcagtgcgtggccgaatggttacggtgttcgctttgtaagcggatgattctgggttcgattcccatctgctccaaccttccatcggatgaggaagtaaaatgtcggtcccggccttggttgttaggccgttaagtcattccaggtgtaggagtcatctccatgccataagtacaaacaacacaccaaaccaagcctactccggtggaatcgctggcggcggttggactcgcaatccaaaggtcgtcagttcaaacactggggtggaaggttccttggagtagaaagaggtttgggtgctctccccattcaagccttcggactcctaggttcgagcagaaacttgcaatagagaccacaaaagacccgggggtcgttaatgtggatggtttgatttttgattgttttttcatgttttaaaggttttgatcattttttttattttttggaattttgatgcacatTCCATGTGCCACCCGGTcgtaatttatttatgttatactgaatacttttttctgctattcaaaaaagtatttatgATCCTTTCTATACTTaacctttgtttttgttttttttttaattatgtgtgttaaacgtacctgcaactctcatttttaaaatagtttacctaatgtaaaagtTTTTAACTGTTGCTAATGTACTTTCTACCTGTTCAtaattaatataaaataaaatattttttaaatattttgaaataataaaaaaaaacttttatacccaatttgagtaaatccactcaactgtgtacaatattgcagaaaaagtactggaacgcgctacccaggcaaaagttttgcggcttctcgccttgcagaacttctgcaaaagagagagatgaagagagcaagcttaaaagtacgggaacgtgctgcaaaaaagtgacttatgctggctgcagaatcctgcagaagctgcagaaattctgcaattctgcaagtacgggaatagacctaatatttataaaggtgcgcactttttgttgcgctctaaaTTCTTATTTATTAATCATAATAATGTTATAACAAATACACATAATACACATAAACAtccaatcctgcaacccataatccctaacttctttcatatgaaaagtggcgaaaatgcacggagtttgttgggtttttattgaatacactcaacccccggtggttggtaactttttcgtttgacacttttttagtttgtaccccgtcacgcacactatcacaaCAATCGTTTGGTAGTATGtgttagaggtgggcaaaaaaagagcgagccgctcaaagagccggttcactaaaaagaacGAAAGATCCGTGgcgcacaaaaaaagaaccgcggttcttttttaaacttccgtcttttgctgaataatttagagattttggaaaaaaatccttttagcAATTACAGACTTTattgattaaatcagaatgtagaaaagagttcgcagaatgttttctccaaataaaatatcagcattagttcaattcttgcagaaataaacgcaattttaaaattaaaagcaatttttccaacatcctagatttaagtttggatgtcattcaattacttgaattacaggttcgagtagaaatcttgacctagagaccgccaagacctatggttttaaagggcatcttctcgttttcagttttaattttttttatcaaattatttgtaaaagtccaatgtgaaataacttataaaatcatacgattttagaaaaatcttttcatcaaaattttgaaaaagagcgaaagagccgttcaaaagagcggctctttttaatgagcgaacgaaaatgagcggctcctaaaaaagagcggttttgcccacctctagtgtgtgtgaactccgtgtaaaaggggtgtcaaactaaaaagtgaccccgttcgtttgacaacagttggtgtcaaaccatcggggtttgagtgtatctaaggattgaaatcgaacttctgggatctgtgaaggtctaaaggcattgtgagctgcacaaaatagcGTTCCTAGCTCAAtttgcccaaaatgcacgtacgacaagttagcacgacggcgacgagttgTTAAAGCATTTTagtttaaacgatatttttaaaGGACTTAACCATGGACAATGATCAAGAAGACGATTGGTCACTGTACAGCATACAAGACCTGCAAAGAGTCACAGAATCAGATGAATCCTTCTCCGTCTGGGATCGCTACTTTGAAGAATTGTTTGCTCCGTTCGCCGAAGCCCACCCGACATCCGAGGACAAACTGCTAATTTATCGTCTAGATCTTGAATATCTGAAAAGGTTCGTCAAACTGATCACCCAACAAGAGCCACAGGTTATCGAGGTCTTCATTTGGCATCGCGTAGCTGCGTATCTAACTTTTCACGCGTTTGAAGAAAAGAAAACCGAAGAGATCTGCGCGAGGAGTGTCCAAAGTCATATTCCACTTGCCGTGACTTACACAATTTCCGATGAAAAGTTCCTCACAGACATTGAACCACGCTTGCAACAAATGCTTGGAGGTATTCGAGAAGGCTTCAATCAAATAGTTCTGGACACTAGTTGGATGGACGCCAAAACGAAGAATGCAACGTTGGAAAAAGCTTTGGCGATGAGAAGTTTTATTGGATTTCCAGAATGGGTTCTGGACGTTGAAAAGCTGGAACAGTTTTATGATGGGGTAATATAATTAAACTATATTTATTGATAAAAGAAAAACTTAAGCAATTTCTCACAGTTACAGATAACGAAATCTctttacataagaaacatgaTCAATGCGATCGAATTCTTCAGGAAGAAAATGTTACAATCTTGGCGCAAAAATCATGGACTCCGCCTTGTTATTGATCCTTCTGCAGTTGATGCCGTGTATTCCGCTCAACGAAATAGGATTTGTAACTTGTTTTTTAGGTTCATtacaaaaatcgttcaaatACAATAACTTTAACTTTTCAGTTATACCAGTAGCTATAGTTCAATACCCGTTTTACTATCGAGGACTTGAGTAAGGTTGCTTGAACAGAGATGTTGACAAATTTGTAATTCTCACGTCTTCGTCAGGGCATTAAACTACGGAGCAATTGGAACGGTTCTTGGTCACGAGTTGACCCATGGATTCGATAATAATGGTAACGGCTTTCACCTGAATATGAATTGTTGAAATATTACTGATTATTCAAATAGGTCGCCTTTTCGACAAATTCGGCAACATGAGGACATGGTGGTCGGCCCAAACCCATCAGGAGTACGAAACCCGTGCCAACTGTTTGGTCGAGCAGTACAACAGCTACTCCCTGCCGGAAGGATTCGTCAACGGGACACGCACCCTGGGCGAAAACATTGCTGACAACGGAGGAGTTCGGGAAGCTTTACGCGCATACCAAGCCTTCGTGAAGCGGCATGGTCCGGAGCCGACTCTGCCGGGATTCGATGACTTTAGCCACGAACAGCTGTTTTTCATCTCGTTTGCCAATGTACTTAATTATCTTTACGTTTAGAAATTATTCAcaactgtattttttaaatcagctcTGGTGCTCAACTCTAACACCAGCGCGTGCGAAAGCGCTCCTGAGCGGTGACGCGCACAGTCCGGGCAAGTTTCGCGTCCGCGGCACCGTCAGCAACATGCCCGAGTTCAGCGAGGCGTTCCGGTGCGCACCGGGCACGGCGATGAACCCGGCGCGGAAGTGTCGCGTTTGGTAGGATGCAGACTTTTTGTGAAGCAATGAATTTGGCAAAACTTGAATAAAATCGGATTAGTTTCGTTATTCGttattcgctattcgctattcgctattcgctattcgctattcgctattcgctattcgctattcgctattcgctattcgctattcgctattcgctattcgctattcgctattcgctattcgctattcgctattcgctattcgctattcgctattcgctattcgctattcgctattcgctattcgctattcgctattcgctattcgctattcgctattcgctattcgctattcgctattcgctattcgctattcgctattcgctattcgctattcgctattcgctattcgctattcgctattcgctattcgctattcgccattcgctattcgctattcgctattcgctattcgctattcgctattcgctattcgctattcgctattcgctattcgctattcgctattcgctattcgctattcgctattcgctattcgctattcgctattcgctattcgctattcgctattcgctattcgctattcgctattcgctattcgctattcgctattcgctattcgctattcgctattcgctattcgctattcgctattcgctattcgctattcgctattcgctattcgctattcgctattcgctattcgctattcgctattcgctattcgctattcgctattcgctattcgctattcgctattcgctattcgctattcgctattcgctattcgctattcgctattcgctattcgctattcgctattcgctattcgctattcgctattcgctattcgctattcgctattcgctattcgctattcgctattcgctattcg
Coding sequences:
- the LOC128093247 gene encoding neprilysin-11-like; the encoded protein is MNLNVDPCDDFYEYVCGNWAEDRTERDDGNGWMQERQLKIYRNIRAHLERDAKRFDPKPVAQAKVMYRSCLGSAGQRKAEAVQEIVQNLREFGLPTIPSFLNQGESTKFDWVVSLARIQRKLGLDLLIGFEVMTDYRDSNQSRIRLDYQKPSNPLGGM